A region from the Oceanidesulfovibrio marinus genome encodes:
- a CDS encoding secondary thiamine-phosphate synthase enzyme YjbQ, whose translation MKSYRKELWFNVPARMDFVHITPDVEECLRESGIQEGLVLVNAMHITASVFINDNESGLHHDYKKWLEKLAPHEPVAGYQHNVGEDNADAHMKRQIMGREVVVAITNGKLDLGTWERIFYGEFDGRRNKRVLVKIIGE comes from the coding sequence ATGAAATCATACCGTAAAGAGCTCTGGTTCAATGTCCCGGCGCGCATGGACTTCGTGCACATCACTCCGGACGTGGAAGAGTGCCTGCGCGAGTCCGGCATCCAGGAAGGATTGGTGCTGGTCAACGCCATGCACATCACGGCCTCCGTGTTCATCAATGACAACGAGTCCGGCCTGCATCACGACTACAAGAAGTGGCTGGAGAAGCTGGCCCCGCACGAGCCTGTTGCCGGCTACCAGCACAACGTGGGCGAGGACAATGCCGACGCGCACATGAAGCGCCAGATCATGGGCCGCGAGGTCGTGGTCGCCATCACCAATGGCAAGCTGGACCTGGGCACCTGGGAGCGCATCTTCTACGGCGAGTTCGACGGCCGCCGTAACAAGCGCGTGCTCGTCAAGATCATCGGGGAGTAG
- a CDS encoding GDP-L-fucose synthase family protein, giving the protein MNKTDTIYIAGHRGMVGSACRRQLESRGYANLVFRTSRELDLTRQADVEAFFAETRPDHVILAAAKVGGILANATHPAEFIYTNIAIQTNILHAAYRQGVRSLVFLGSSCIYPKFCPQPISEEYLLTSDLEKTNEAYAIAKIAGVKMCEHYNGQYGTKFWALMPTNLYGENDHFGLEGSHVLPAMIRKFHLAKLAAAGDADAIRRDVERWGSIPQDVRESLTLDDTLEVQDPAAVAVRLWGTGTPRREMMHVDDLARACVHVLERGEELPPQLVNVGTGQDMTIAELADTVRRVVGFEGPIVWDDTKPGGTPRKVLDVSRLTAMGFAPSITLEDGVAGSYAWYQAQLEGR; this is encoded by the coding sequence ATGAACAAGACGGACACCATATACATCGCCGGCCACCGCGGCATGGTGGGCTCGGCCTGCCGCCGTCAGCTGGAGTCCCGGGGCTACGCCAACCTCGTCTTCCGCACCTCCAGGGAGCTGGACCTCACCCGCCAGGCCGATGTGGAGGCGTTCTTTGCCGAGACCAGGCCGGACCACGTGATCCTGGCCGCGGCCAAGGTGGGCGGCATCCTGGCCAACGCCACCCATCCGGCCGAGTTCATTTACACAAACATTGCCATCCAGACCAACATCCTGCACGCGGCGTACAGGCAGGGCGTGCGCAGCCTCGTCTTCCTGGGCTCGTCATGCATCTACCCCAAGTTCTGCCCGCAGCCCATCAGCGAAGAATATCTACTGACCTCCGATCTGGAAAAGACCAACGAGGCTTACGCCATCGCCAAGATCGCCGGCGTGAAGATGTGCGAGCACTACAACGGGCAGTACGGCACAAAGTTCTGGGCGCTCATGCCCACCAACTTGTACGGCGAGAACGACCACTTCGGCCTGGAAGGCAGCCACGTGCTCCCGGCCATGATCCGCAAGTTCCACCTGGCCAAACTGGCCGCGGCCGGCGATGCGGACGCCATCCGCAGGGACGTGGAGCGCTGGGGCTCCATCCCGCAAGACGTGCGCGAGAGCCTGACCCTGGACGATACGCTGGAAGTGCAGGACCCCGCCGCCGTGGCCGTGCGGCTGTGGGGTACGGGCACGCCGCGCCGGGAGATGATGCACGTGGACGATCTGGCCCGCGCCTGCGTGCATGTGCTGGAACGCGGCGAGGAGCTGCCCCCGCAGCTGGTCAACGTGGGCACCGGCCAGGACATGACCATTGCCGAGCTGGCCGACACGGTACGGCGCGTGGTGGGGTTCGAGGGGCCGATCGTCTGGGACGACACTAAGCCGGGCGGTACGCCGCGCAAGGTGCTGGACGTGTCCAGGCTCACAGCCATGGGGTTCGCGCCCTCCATCACTCTGGAGGACGGCGTGGCGGGCAGCTACGCCTGGTATCAGGCGCAGCTCGAAGGAAGGTAG
- a CDS encoding V-type ATP synthase subunit K (produces ATP from ADP in the presence of a proton gradient across the membrane; the K subunit is a nonenzymatic component which binds the dimeric form by interacting with the G and E subunits): protein MDIQLMAALGKAGAAAALGLSAAGSALGTGTAGMAAIGAWKKRYAQNKAAPFILITFIGAPLSQTIYGMILMNAMVGLCNDALAAAAQGGAAAMINWPAMLVAGFIGGLAMGASAYFQGKAGAAASDALGETGQGFGNYLMTLGVVETVALFVMVFIQGTLAAGG from the coding sequence ATGGATATTCAACTTATGGCAGCGTTGGGCAAGGCGGGTGCGGCGGCCGCACTCGGGCTTTCCGCGGCGGGCTCGGCCCTGGGCACGGGCACAGCCGGCATGGCCGCCATCGGGGCGTGGAAAAAACGCTACGCCCAGAACAAAGCCGCGCCCTTCATTCTCATCACCTTCATCGGCGCGCCGCTGTCGCAGACCATTTACGGCATGATTCTGATGAACGCGATGGTGGGCCTCTGCAACGATGCTCTGGCAGCCGCAGCGCAGGGAGGCGCCGCGGCCATGATCAACTGGCCGGCCATGCTGGTGGCCGGGTTCATCGGCGGGCTTGCCATGGGCGCTTCCGCCTACTTCCAGGGCAAGGCCGGAGCGGCGGCGTCCGACGCGTTGGGCGAGACCGGCCAGGGCTTCGGCAACTATCTGATGACACTCGGCGTTGTGGAGACCGTGGCGCTCTTTGTCATGGTCTTTATCCAGGGGACACTCGCAGCAGGGGGATAG
- a CDS encoding V-type ATP synthase subunit I produces MIVPMRKLELVATSKSRDEALGALRGLGVVHIVADRPPSSEELEKARDRLAGMLQVRDLLPKETQAPPSGTSAAVIVDTLLPRIARRRKLMERLDAFYAERAALAPWGEASPQDIQALEEKGLYVGLFWRSKRQELQPPEGAAMVDLTSCELGKRKQRSCPVAMVSQKPFTPGNLPRDRKGNEVKPLPLPQRSLRQVEDAIHDLERNIEAIDARTRGFEGDRAVLEKAEVEMRARVEYLEARQSMGRMGDARRLVWLRGWVPAESEESLLQAAARHGWAIRLLDPEPDEEPPTYIRNPRWVRPIKTVFEMIGVVPGYRETDISPIFLIFLSIFFAMLVGDAGYGVLFIAMTIAVQRLVRTAPRQVTSLLYIMSGATVLWGALTGTWFGITNLPAPLAAMRVDWLTGPEAQDNVILLSFLLGAIHLTIAHLWRAVRYFPSPQFLAQLGWAGTTWVMFFAARSMVLLRGFPPIMFWVLGAGALLVVAFMTPLSRIKNNWFEHAMLPLKFINNFVDVVSYVRLFAVGAASLAMARAFNEMAVGGGLDGVLSVLLAAVVLFLGHGLNILLAAMGVLVHGVRLNTLEFAQHMDLTWSGTPYRPFSEPRQSGGGKG; encoded by the coding sequence ATGATCGTCCCCATGCGAAAGCTGGAGCTGGTGGCCACGAGCAAGAGCCGCGACGAGGCCCTGGGCGCGTTGCGCGGCCTGGGCGTGGTGCACATCGTAGCGGACAGGCCGCCTTCAAGCGAGGAGCTGGAAAAGGCGCGCGATCGTCTGGCCGGCATGCTCCAGGTGCGGGACCTGTTGCCGAAAGAGACGCAGGCGCCGCCTTCGGGAACCTCTGCCGCAGTCATAGTGGACACGCTGCTGCCGCGTATCGCCCGGCGCCGCAAGCTCATGGAGCGGCTGGATGCGTTCTATGCGGAGCGCGCGGCCCTGGCTCCGTGGGGCGAAGCCTCCCCCCAGGACATCCAGGCCCTGGAGGAAAAGGGGCTCTACGTGGGGCTGTTCTGGCGCAGCAAACGCCAGGAGCTCCAACCGCCGGAAGGCGCGGCCATGGTGGACCTCACCTCCTGCGAGCTGGGCAAGCGAAAGCAGCGAAGCTGTCCTGTGGCCATGGTCTCGCAAAAGCCCTTTACGCCCGGCAACCTGCCCAGGGACAGGAAGGGCAACGAGGTGAAGCCGCTGCCCCTGCCGCAGCGCTCGCTCCGGCAGGTAGAGGATGCAATCCACGACCTGGAGCGCAACATCGAGGCCATCGACGCGCGCACGCGCGGCTTCGAGGGCGACCGCGCCGTGCTGGAAAAGGCTGAGGTCGAGATGCGCGCGAGGGTGGAGTATCTGGAGGCGCGCCAGTCCATGGGCCGGATGGGCGATGCGCGCCGGTTGGTCTGGCTGCGCGGCTGGGTTCCGGCCGAGAGCGAGGAGTCCCTGCTCCAGGCAGCGGCGCGGCACGGCTGGGCCATACGGCTGCTGGACCCGGAGCCGGACGAGGAGCCGCCCACCTACATCCGCAACCCGCGCTGGGTGCGGCCCATCAAGACGGTATTCGAGATGATCGGCGTGGTGCCTGGTTACCGCGAGACGGACATCAGCCCGATCTTCCTGATCTTTCTTTCCATATTTTTCGCCATGCTGGTGGGCGACGCCGGGTACGGCGTGCTGTTTATCGCCATGACCATCGCCGTGCAACGGCTCGTGCGCACCGCGCCGCGACAGGTCACCAGCCTGTTGTACATCATGAGCGGGGCCACGGTGCTTTGGGGCGCGCTTACCGGCACGTGGTTCGGCATCACAAACCTGCCGGCCCCGTTGGCTGCCATGCGCGTGGATTGGCTCACCGGGCCTGAGGCGCAGGACAACGTCATTTTGTTAAGCTTCTTGCTGGGCGCGATCCATCTGACCATCGCGCACCTCTGGCGAGCCGTGCGCTACTTCCCGTCACCGCAGTTTCTGGCGCAGCTTGGCTGGGCTGGCACCACCTGGGTGATGTTCTTTGCGGCGCGCTCCATGGTGCTGCTGCGGGGCTTCCCGCCGATCATGTTCTGGGTGCTGGGCGCAGGCGCGCTGCTGGTGGTGGCGTTCATGACGCCGCTCTCCAGGATCAAGAACAACTGGTTCGAGCACGCCATGCTGCCGCTCAAGTTCATCAACAACTTTGTGGACGTGGTTTCGTACGTCCGGCTCTTCGCCGTGGGCGCTGCGTCGTTGGCCATGGCCAGGGCGTTCAACGAGATGGCGGTGGGCGGCGGTCTGGATGGCGTGTTGTCCGTGCTGCTGGCCGCGGTTGTGCTCTTCCTGGGCCACGGGCTGAACATTCTGCTGGCGGCCATGGGCGTGCTGGTGCACGGCGTGCGTCTGAACACGCTGGAGTTCGCGCAGCACATGGATCTCACCTGGTCGGGCACGCCGTACCGCCCGTTTTCAGAGCCGCGGCAGTCAGGCGGCGGCAAGGGATAA